A segment of the Thermococcus sp. genome:
CACAGTATAACCCACATCCCAGTTATAGACGACATCCTGACCCTCAACTGGGGCAACTTCACCCAGCAGGTCGAGCGCTTCTGGCTTCCTGGCTTTACCCTCGGAATAGCGGCCGCCGGTGTACTGATGAGGTTCACCAGAAACTCCTTCCTTGAAGCCTACAGCAGGGACAGCACCCTCTTCCTAAAGGCTAAGGGGGTTCCAAAGAGCAGGCTCTACAAGCACGTCCTCAAGAACGCCCTCGTTCCGGTGATAACAATACTCGCCCTTCAGTTCGGCGGACTGCTCGCGGGAACGCCGATAACGGAGACGATCTTCAACCTGCCTGGAATTGGTCGCTACGCCCTTCAGGCGATAATGTACCTAGACTTCCCAGCCCTGATAGGTGTGACCTTCCTCTACGCTATAGTCTTCGTCACTGCCAACCTCGTGGCGGACATACTCTACGTGATAATCGATCCGAGGGTCAGACTCTGAGGTGGTTGCAATGGCAGAGCAAACAGGGGAATATGAAATCAGAGAAGAGTACGAGATGGGAATACTAGACAGGATCAGTGACAGGCTTATAGACGGTTTTGCATCCTTCATGGACCTCTTTAAGAAAGACTGGAAGAGGAGAAACCAGTCAAGGATCAAAGAGTGGAAACTGATGGCGTACGCGGTCAACCGTTCGCCTCCAACGTTGCTTGGCCTTCTCATTGTGATTGTTTACATCTTCATAGGGATTTTTGGGCCTTACCTCACCCCCTGGCCCTACGACTTCTTCCCTGTCACCTACAACTACTCAACCCAGCTCGCACCTCCTGGCTCAACCTACTTCCTAAACGTTACACAGCTCCAGAACGGCTACATCATCCACTATACCACCTACATCCATTATCTGTTGGGTTCTGACACGTACGGAAGGGACGTACTGAGCATACTCCTGGCAGGAGCCAGGACTGCCCTGGTTCTGGACATCTTCATCATCCTAATAGGCCCAACGATGGGAATAATCTTCGGTCTGATATCAGGCTACTACGGCGGAAAGGTTGACGAGACCATAATGCGTATTACGGACATGTTCCTGGCATTCCCAGGACTTATACTGGCGATAGCGCTCTCAGCAGTATTACCTGGCAGGATTCAGAGCTTTCTCAACGCTCATATATGGGCCCAGATCATAGTCCTGAAGCTATTCGCGCTACATCCCAGAGACGTCAACAACCTTGGAAAACTCCTAGCCGTTTTCGTGGCTTTGGTCATCGTCTGGTGGCCCGGCTACGCAAGGATAACGCGTGGTTCAACACTGACCGAAAGGGAGAGCCTCTACGTGGAGGCAGCCCGCGCAATAGGCCTTCCAACCAGGACGATACTCTTCAGACATATACTCCCCAACATCATCGGTCCCATCCTCGTCATGATTACGATGGACTTTGGCAACATAATCCTAACAGAGGCAGGCCTCAGCTTCCTCGGACTCGGTGCCGTTCCACCGATACCTGACTGGGGTAACCTGATCAATCAGGGCTCCCAGCAGTTCCCACAAGCATGGTGGCTCGTTGCCTTCCCAGGACTCGTGATAGTCACGGTGGTCCTCGGCTGGAACCTACTCGGCGACGGTCTGAGGGACATACTCGACCCGAGGACGAGGAGAAGCTTAGAGTTCAAGCTCAAGAAGAAGTCCAAAGGAGGTGAGACCAGTGCCTGAGCCGATAATTGAGATCAAAAACCTCAGTGTTTACTTCTACACATACGCCGGCGTTGTCAAGGCAATAGAGAACGTCTCCTTCGACATCTACCGCGGTGAAACACTGGCCCTCGTTGGCGAGACAGGCTGTGGGAAGAGCGTTACCTCGAGGGCAATAGCAAAACTCATCGAGAGCCCCGGAAAGATAGTGAACGGTCAAGTGATTTACCATCGCGACGATGGTTCGACCGTTGATCTGCTTAAACTGGATGACGAAGGCATAAGGGAGATCAGGGGCAATGAGATAGCCTACATCTTCCAGGATCCGCACTCGTCACTCGATCCCCTCTACACCGTCGGCTATCAGATAGGGGAGGCCATGGAGGTCCACGAAAAGGTTAAGAACATAAAGGAGGGGGTGTCAAAGGCCGTTAACATACTCAGAGAAGTTCTGATACCCGACCCCGAGAACAGGGTCAAGGACTACCCCCACGAACTCTCCGGTGGGATGAAGCAGAGGGTGGTCATAGGAGTGGGCATAGCCAACAACCCGAGGCTCCTCATAGCGGACGAGCCGACCACGGCCCTCGACGTTACCGTCCAAGCCCAGATACTCGAGTTGCTCAACGAGCTGAAGAGAAAGTACAACGCCACCGTTCTGTTGATAACCCACAACCTCGGTGTTGTGGCAGAAACCGCCCAGCGCGTCGTCGTCATGTACGCCGGGAAGGTCGTTGAGATGGGCACCGTTGACCAGATATTCCACAACCCGCTCCATCCCTACACAGTCGCACTCCTGAGGGCGGTCCCGAATCCCCTTGGAAAGATAGAGAAGCTCGAGAGTATCCCCGGAACGGTTCCAAACCTCATCACGCCACCAAAGGGTTGCCGCTTCCATCCAAGATGCCCCTTTGCCGAGGAGCGCTGTAGAAAGGAAGTGCCAAAGCTCAAGGAGATAGAACCGGGCCATTTCGTGGCCTGCCACAGGTACTGAGGTGGTGACCATGGAACCAGTACTCAAGGTTGAAAACCTCAAGAAATACTTTCCCGTTAGGAGCCTCTTAAGGACGGTTGCGTGGGTTAAGGCCGTCGATGGCGTCAACTTCGAGATAATGCCGGGTGAGACCTTCGGTCTCGTCGGCGAGAGCGGCT
Coding sequences within it:
- a CDS encoding ABC transporter permease; this translates as MREEYEMGILDRISDRLIDGFASFMDLFKKDWKRRNQSRIKEWKLMAYAVNRSPPTLLGLLIVIVYIFIGIFGPYLTPWPYDFFPVTYNYSTQLAPPGSTYFLNVTQLQNGYIIHYTTYIHYLLGSDTYGRDVLSILLAGARTALVLDIFIILIGPTMGIIFGLISGYYGGKVDETIMRITDMFLAFPGLILAIALSAVLPGRIQSFLNAHIWAQIIVLKLFALHPRDVNNLGKLLAVFVALVIVWWPGYARITRGSTLTERESLYVEAARAIGLPTRTILFRHILPNIIGPILVMITMDFGNIILTEAGLSFLGLGAVPPIPDWGNLINQGSQQFPQAWWLVAFPGLVIVTVVLGWNLLGDGLRDILDPRTRRSLEFKLKKKSKGGETSA
- a CDS encoding ABC transporter ATP-binding protein, which translates into the protein MPEPIIEIKNLSVYFYTYAGVVKAIENVSFDIYRGETLALVGETGCGKSVTSRAIAKLIESPGKIVNGQVIYHRDDGSTVDLLKLDDEGIREIRGNEIAYIFQDPHSSLDPLYTVGYQIGEAMEVHEKVKNIKEGVSKAVNILREVLIPDPENRVKDYPHELSGGMKQRVVIGVGIANNPRLLIADEPTTALDVTVQAQILELLNELKRKYNATVLLITHNLGVVAETAQRVVVMYAGKVVEMGTVDQIFHNPLHPYTVALLRAVPNPLGKIEKLESIPGTVPNLITPPKGCRFHPRCPFAEERCRKEVPKLKEIEPGHFVACHRY